The Paenibacillus thermoaerophilus genome segment AGCGAGCCGGTTCGGCATCATGAGCACGGACGGCGAAGGCCGCATCGTCGAGTTCGAGGAAAAGCCGAAGCAGCCCAAGAGCAATCTGGCCTCGATGGGCGTCTATATGTTCAACTGGAACCGGTTGAAGGAGCATCTGATACGCGACGAACAAAACCCGCAATCCAACAACGACTTCGGCAAGGACGTCATCCCCCGATTGCTGGCCGAAGGGGTGCCGCTGTACGCTTATCCGTTCCAGGGCTACTGGAAGGATGTCGGCACGGTCGAAAGCCTGTGGGAAGCCCATATGGACCTGCTGTCGGACGAATCGTCGCTGAATCTGAACGACCACCAGTGGCGCATCTATTCCCTGAATCCGAACCAGCCGGCCCAGTTCATCGGTCCGAAGGCCAACGTGCGCAATTCGATGGTGAACGAAGGCTGCCGCGTATTCGGGGAAGTGTACCGCTCGGTTTTATTTTACGGCGTCCGCATCGGCGAACGTTCGGTTATTGAAGATTCGGTCATTATGCCGAACGCGAAAATCGGCGACAATGTCGTCATCCGCCGGGCTATCATCGGCGAAAACACCATGGTCGCCGACGGCATGCGCATCGAACCGGAGGACGGGCAGATCCGGCTGATCGGCAGCCACGAAGTTATCGCGTAAACGTATTCGGGTCGGGATTCCCTTACTTCGGAAAGGATGAGCAGACATGAACGAAATGATGGGCGTCATTAATCTGATCAACGAACGCGATCATATGGAAGAATTGACCTACCGGCGCTGCGTCGCCTCGGTGCCGTTCGGCGGACGTTACCGGCTGATCGACTTCGTCATGTCCGGTATGGTGAACTCGGGCATCGACAACGTCGCGGTCTTCGCGCATACGAAGTACCGTTCCTTGATGGACCATCTCGGCTCGGGCAAGGAATGGGACCTCGACCGCAAGAGAGGCGGACTGTTCCTGCTTCCGCCCGCGCTCGACGAGACGCGCGAGATCATGAAGGGAGACTTGTACCATTTCTACTCCCACCGCGATTATTTTTATCGAAGCAAAGAACCTTATGTCGTCGTGGCGCGCAGCCATATGGTGTGCAACGTGGACCTTCGGGCGGCGCTGGAGTTCCACAAGTCCGCCGACGCCGATATCACGATGCTGTACGGGTTTCAGGAGCTGGACGCCGACGCCCGCTGCCGCCGTCTGCTGCTGGACGAGAACAGCCGCGTGATCGATATGCAGGATCACTCCGGCCGCCTGGAAAGCCCGTGCATCTCGATGGAAATGCTGATTCTTAAGAAAGATTTGCTGCTCGACCTCGTCGAAACGTCGCTTGGACAGGGCTACGATCATTTCGTGCGGGACGCGGTGATGAAAAATATCCGGAACCTGAACATATACGGGTACCGCCACAGCGGCTTTCTCGGCGTCGTCAACACGCTGCAGAGCTACTACCGCAACAGCTTGCGCCTGCTGAATCCCGAGACGTGGCGGGATTTGTTCTTCCGTCCGGGGCTGATCTACACGAAGATCAAGGATGAGCCTCCGGCCAAATACGGCCCGTTCGCCGACGTTCACAATTCGCTGATCGCAAACGGCTGCGTGATCGAAGGCACGGTCGAGAACAGCATTTTGTTCCGCGGCGTGCGCGTCCGCAAGGGAGCGGTCGTACGCAACAGCATCGTCATGCAGAACGGCGACATCCGGGAGAAGGTCAGCGTCGAAAACGCCATTCTGGACAAGGAAGTGCTGATCCGCAGCAACCGGATGCTGCGCGGGGAGGAAGAGGCCCCCTTCATCGCGGTCAAGCGGAAAATCATCTGACTCCGGCGTTCCAAGGACAGACGGTTTCGGCCGCGAGGCCGTGCGCGACATAAAACAATAGAAGATAGGAGGAGAGCGAAATGAAAGTGCTGTTCGCCGCTTCGGAGGCGGCTCCCTTCGCAAAGACCGGGGGGCTCGGGGATGTGGTGGGGGCGCTGCCGAAGGAGCTCCGCAAGCTGGGGGTCGATGCGCGCGTGATTTTGCCCAAGTATGGCCTGATCGCGGAGGAATGGACTTCCCGGATGGAGACGCTGCGGACCTGGGAGGTGTCGGTCGGTTGGCGCAACCAGTATTGCGGCATCCAGACGCTGGAGCATGACGGCGTTCCCGTCTACTTCATCGACAACGAGTATTACTTCAAGCGGGGCGGCTTGTACGGGTACGGAGACGAAGCGGAACGGTTCGCGTTTTTCAGCCGAGCGGTCGTCGAGGCGCTGGCTCATCTCGATTTCGGACCCGACATCGTGCACGCCCACGACTGGCAGACCGCGCTCGTCCCCGTGCTGCTGAACGCCCATTACCGGCCTTACGCGCCGTTCCGCCGGGTCCGGACGGTGTTTACGATCCACAATCTGAAATATCAAGGCGTCTTTTCGCGCGAAGTGCTCCAGGATGTCACCGGTCTGGGCGACGACTACATGACCCCGGACCGGCTCGAATACTACGGGGCGGCCAACTGCATGAAGGGCGGATTGCTGGAAGCGGATATCCTGACGACCGTCAGCCCGACGTACGCGGAAGAAATCCAGCGCCATTTCGGAGAAGGGCTGGACGGCGTGCTTCGCGCCCGCAGCGGCGCGCTGCACGGCATCGTCAACGGCATCGATACGGACAGCTACGATCCGATGACGGACCCGCAGCTCGTCTCGAAATTCCGCAGCTCGCTTACCGCCAAGCGCCGCAACAAAACCGCGCTGCAAGCCGAACTGGGCCTGCCTCTGCGCGAGGATGTCCCGATGATCGCCATCGTCTCCCGCCTGGTCGAGCAGAAGGGACTCGATCTGATCGGTTTCGTGCTGGAAGAGCTGCTGGCGGAGAACATCCAGCTCGTCGTGCTCGGTACGGGCGAAGGGCGGTACGAGGAGATGTTCCGTTCGGCGGCGGCGCGGCATCCGGAGAAGGTGTCGGCGAATATCGTGTTCGACGACGGACTTGCCCGGCGCATCTATGCCGCATCCGATCTGTTCCTGATGCCGTCCTTGTTCGAGCCCTGCGGGATCGGCCAATTGCTGGCGTTCCGCTATCGCTCCGTGCCGATCGTGCGGGAGACGGGCGGGCTCAAGGATACGGTTCAGGCGTATGACCCGACGAAGGGAGAAGGCACCGGCTTTACGTTCCAGTCCTACAACGCGCACGACATGCTGCACGCGGTCAGGCGGGCGTTATCGTGCTACGGCCGTTCC includes the following:
- the glgA gene encoding glycogen synthase GlgA; this encodes MKVLFAASEAAPFAKTGGLGDVVGALPKELRKLGVDARVILPKYGLIAEEWTSRMETLRTWEVSVGWRNQYCGIQTLEHDGVPVYFIDNEYYFKRGGLYGYGDEAERFAFFSRAVVEALAHLDFGPDIVHAHDWQTALVPVLLNAHYRPYAPFRRVRTVFTIHNLKYQGVFSREVLQDVTGLGDDYMTPDRLEYYGAANCMKGGLLEADILTTVSPTYAEEIQRHFGEGLDGVLRARSGALHGIVNGIDTDSYDPMTDPQLVSKFRSSLTAKRRNKTALQAELGLPLREDVPMIAIVSRLVEQKGLDLIGFVLEELLAENIQLVVLGTGEGRYEEMFRSAAARHPEKVSANIVFDDGLARRIYAASDLFLMPSLFEPCGIGQLLAFRYRSVPIVRETGGLKDTVQAYDPTKGEGTGFTFQSYNAHDMLHAVRRALSCYGRSEQWNKIAANIAKVDVGWSRSAKQYVKLYRKLLSGGRDDPDAADGSADIRGELASAK
- the glgD gene encoding glucose-1-phosphate adenylyltransferase subunit GlgD translates to MNEMMGVINLINERDHMEELTYRRCVASVPFGGRYRLIDFVMSGMVNSGIDNVAVFAHTKYRSLMDHLGSGKEWDLDRKRGGLFLLPPALDETREIMKGDLYHFYSHRDYFYRSKEPYVVVARSHMVCNVDLRAALEFHKSADADITMLYGFQELDADARCRRLLLDENSRVIDMQDHSGRLESPCISMEMLILKKDLLLDLVETSLGQGYDHFVRDAVMKNIRNLNIYGYRHSGFLGVVNTLQSYYRNSLRLLNPETWRDLFFRPGLIYTKIKDEPPAKYGPFADVHNSLIANGCVIEGTVENSILFRGVRVRKGAVVRNSIVMQNGDIREKVSVENAILDKEVLIRSNRMLRGEEEAPFIAVKRKII
- a CDS encoding glucose-1-phosphate adenylyltransferase, whose product is MRKKTCVAMLLAGGEGRRLGVLTRQLAKPAVHFGGKYRIIDFTLSNCTNSGIDTVGVLTQYQPLVLNSYIGIGSPWDLDRKGGGVTVLPPYVKQAGGDWYKGTANAIYQNIDYIEQYSPDYVLIISGDHIYKMDYSQMLDYHIDRGAEATIAAIEVDPGEASRFGIMSTDGEGRIVEFEEKPKQPKSNLASMGVYMFNWNRLKEHLIRDEQNPQSNNDFGKDVIPRLLAEGVPLYAYPFQGYWKDVGTVESLWEAHMDLLSDESSLNLNDHQWRIYSLNPNQPAQFIGPKANVRNSMVNEGCRVFGEVYRSVLFYGVRIGERSVIEDSVIMPNAKIGDNVVIRRAIIGENTMVADGMRIEPEDGQIRLIGSHEVIA